A single window of Granulibacter bethesdensis DNA harbors:
- a CDS encoding thioredoxin domain-containing protein, translated as MMMTVAPNRNHLSEALSPYLLQHADNPVHWLPWGTQALEHARKTDRPILLSIGYAACHWCHVMAHESFEDQATADEMNNAFICIKVDREERPDIDHIYMSALHAMGQQGGWPLTMFLTPEGQPFWGGTYFPPEPRFGRPSFRQVLAAIRDAWANRRSAIEQNLGQLTRAMNRLSETAAGPEVDVLLLNAIDAALLRNLDPEKGGFTGAPKFPNAPVFRFFWQEFHRTGRPELSDAMHAVLSHMARGGIYDHLGGGFARYSTDAEWLVPHFEKMAYDNGQILELLSLGYAQNPTPLYVRCIEETIAWLIRDMSVPVEGSGTAFAASEDADSEGEEGRFYIWRENEIDALLGEAAIGFKQAFDVTREGNWEGHTILRRLTISPEADAESWAQERRILFQSRENRPRPGRDDKVLADWNGLVIVGLVRAAIALNRADWLSAAESAYEAVRAALGSEDGRIAHAWRLGRIAAAGLLDDQASMIRAALSLYEATGQERYLSDAVTLAQSARSFFSSETGAFYTTAHDADDVPLTRPCTASDNAVPSGNGMMADALARLYHLTGEQRWYEAASGLIRAFTGRPQSLASSPYLLMAADLLTRGTLVSIHGQADDPHLQSMVREVLALGDPSVLVCRKPLHAAPDRQTDHVAQTFFVLVCRQTLCSAPLTTLDAVKAAISAS; from the coding sequence ATGATGATGACCGTCGCGCCAAACCGTAACCATCTCTCTGAAGCGCTGTCCCCCTATCTGTTGCAGCATGCGGATAATCCTGTTCACTGGTTACCTTGGGGTACACAAGCCCTGGAACATGCCCGAAAAACGGACAGGCCCATTCTGCTGTCCATTGGCTATGCGGCCTGTCACTGGTGTCATGTCATGGCGCATGAAAGCTTCGAAGATCAGGCAACCGCCGATGAGATGAATAACGCTTTCATCTGCATCAAGGTCGATCGGGAGGAGCGTCCGGATATTGACCATATCTACATGTCGGCGCTGCACGCGATGGGACAGCAGGGCGGCTGGCCATTGACCATGTTTCTAACCCCCGAGGGTCAACCTTTCTGGGGAGGTACGTATTTCCCCCCGGAGCCGCGTTTCGGCAGACCTTCATTCCGGCAGGTACTCGCGGCCATCAGGGATGCATGGGCCAACAGAAGATCGGCGATTGAACAGAATCTCGGGCAATTGACGCGCGCCATGAACCGCCTCTCGGAAACGGCAGCCGGGCCGGAGGTCGATGTATTATTGCTGAATGCGATCGATGCAGCCCTTCTACGCAACCTGGACCCGGAGAAAGGCGGTTTCACCGGGGCCCCCAAATTCCCGAATGCGCCGGTATTCCGTTTTTTCTGGCAGGAATTCCATCGCACTGGTCGCCCTGAACTGTCCGACGCTATGCACGCGGTTCTGAGCCATATGGCGCGCGGCGGCATATACGATCATCTGGGTGGCGGCTTTGCCCGCTATTCAACCGATGCTGAGTGGCTGGTGCCGCATTTCGAGAAAATGGCCTACGATAACGGCCAGATTCTGGAGCTGTTGTCTTTGGGATATGCGCAGAATCCCACACCACTTTATGTGCGCTGTATCGAGGAAACGATTGCTTGGCTGATCAGGGACATGTCCGTTCCGGTCGAGGGGAGCGGCACTGCCTTCGCGGCGTCCGAGGATGCGGATAGTGAGGGCGAGGAAGGCCGGTTCTATATATGGCGTGAGAATGAAATAGATGCCCTGTTGGGAGAGGCCGCAATCGGCTTTAAACAGGCCTTCGATGTCACCCGGGAAGGCAACTGGGAGGGCCACACGATTCTGCGACGCCTTACCATATCGCCGGAGGCTGATGCTGAAAGTTGGGCACAGGAGCGCAGAATTCTGTTCCAGTCACGGGAAAACCGTCCCCGCCCCGGTCGTGATGACAAGGTGCTGGCTGATTGGAACGGACTGGTCATCGTCGGATTGGTCAGGGCTGCCATTGCGCTGAACCGTGCAGACTGGTTATCCGCGGCGGAAAGCGCCTATGAAGCGGTCAGGGCTGCACTGGGGTCGGAGGATGGACGAATTGCACATGCATGGCGTCTGGGCCGGATCGCTGCGGCCGGCTTGCTGGATGATCAGGCCTCCATGATCCGCGCCGCCCTCTCCTTGTATGAGGCAACAGGGCAGGAGCGTTACCTGTCTGATGCTGTTACCCTCGCCCAGTCTGCCCGATCCTTTTTCAGCTCTGAAACCGGTGCGTTTTATACAACGGCCCATGATGCTGATGACGTTCCTCTGACCCGGCCCTGTACAGCGAGCGACAATGCCGTTCCGTCCGGCAATGGCATGATGGCTGATGCGCTGGCCCGGCTTTATCATCTCACCGGCGAGCAGAGATGGTATGAGGCTGCTTCCGGTCTGATCCGTGCCTTTACCGGACGACCGCAAAGTCTGGCATCTTCACCTTATCTGTTGATGGCGGCAGATCTGCTGACGCGCGGAACGCTGGTGAGCATTCATGGGCAGGCTGATGATCCACATCTTCAGTCCATGGTCAGGGAGGTGCTGGCGCTTGGCGATCCTTCCGTGCTGGTGTGCCGAAAGCCTCTGCATGCTGCTCCTGACAGGCAGACAGACCATGTCGCTCAAACGTTTTTCGTGCTGGTCTGTAGGCAGACTCTATGCAGCGCACCGCTGACAACGCTGGATGCGGTCAAAGCTGCCATCAGCGCCTCATGA
- a CDS encoding ferredoxin: MSDQSVTAGMTGHRMETDPPLYFDIHLFVCCNRRPDDHPRGSCAAKGSEKLRDYMKARAKEMSLTGFTMPSLRINTAGCLDRCEQGPCLVIYPEGIWYTISSTEDIDQILMRHVCQGERVPELMLPAETAHQ, from the coding sequence ATGAGTGATCAATCTGTGACCGCTGGAATGACAGGCCACAGGATGGAAACCGATCCACCGCTTTACTTCGATATCCATCTGTTCGTTTGTTGCAACCGTCGCCCGGACGATCATCCACGTGGCTCCTGCGCTGCAAAAGGATCTGAAAAACTGCGGGATTATATGAAGGCCAGAGCAAAGGAGATGAGTCTGACAGGATTCACAATGCCAAGTCTGCGTATAAACACAGCCGGATGCCTTGATCGATGTGAACAGGGCCCCTGTCTGGTCATCTATCCAGAAGGTATCTGGTATACCATTTCCTCTACCGAGGATATCGATCAAATCCTGATGCGCCATGTTTGTCAGGGAGAGCGAGTACCTGAGCTGATGCTGCCTGCCGAAACGGCTCACCAATGA
- the mnmG gene encoding tRNA uridine-5-carboxymethylaminomethyl(34) synthesis enzyme MnmG, translated as MNSSDHPAPAAYDVIVVGGGHAGCEAAAAAARTGAITALVTHQAATIGEMSCNPAIGGIGKGHLVREIDALDGIMGRAIDQACIHFKMLNRSKGPAVRGPRAQADRKLYRKAVQTILHATPHLSIIEGSVEDLITSSGTQQTVQGVILQDGRRLPASAVVLTTGTFLRGVIHCGEQRSEAGRVGEAPSIGLAKRLDELNLRMGRLKTGTPPRIDRRSIAWEDLPEDRGENPPTPFSTLNHHIDLPQISCRISETTADTHQIIRDNLHRSAVYGGMLSGKGPRYCPSIEDKVVRFPDKTRHQVFLEPEGLDDFTVYPNGISTSLPAKVQEALLHSMPGLHNAIIIRPGYAVEYDFVDPRSLRPSLELKELPGLFLAGQINGTTGYEEAGAQGLMAGLNAARKARGLDSVTLDRSQAYIGVLIDDLTTHGVTEPYRMFTSRSEFRLTLRADNADRRLTRWGRQAGCVSAERWKAFAAYDQAMNDALTLAAQDTLTPVQLQQMGITVRQDGRRRSLLSLIGSDPEQDQKLKQAFPWLHDLDPRVREQLEIEGAYSGYLSRQDKERRVLQQEDTILLSDHIDYSAIGGLSAEIRDKLQSLRPTSLGAASRMEGMTPAALAAISHFVRRKQCFT; from the coding sequence ATGAATAGCTCTGACCATCCCGCCCCGGCAGCCTACGATGTGATCGTGGTCGGAGGAGGACATGCAGGCTGCGAAGCAGCAGCAGCGGCAGCCCGTACCGGAGCCATCACGGCCCTGGTCACGCATCAGGCAGCAACGATTGGTGAAATGTCCTGCAATCCTGCCATTGGCGGTATAGGCAAGGGGCATCTCGTGCGGGAAATCGACGCGCTGGACGGAATTATGGGACGCGCGATCGACCAGGCCTGCATTCATTTCAAAATGCTGAACCGGAGCAAAGGACCAGCCGTACGCGGTCCTCGCGCCCAGGCGGATCGGAAGCTCTATAGAAAAGCCGTTCAGACTATTCTTCATGCCACTCCCCACCTGTCCATTATTGAAGGATCGGTTGAGGATCTGATCACCAGCTCCGGCACACAACAGACCGTGCAGGGTGTTATTTTGCAGGATGGGCGGCGTCTGCCTGCCTCTGCCGTGGTTTTGACAACTGGTACCTTTCTGCGGGGCGTGATCCATTGCGGTGAACAGCGATCCGAGGCCGGACGTGTGGGGGAAGCACCGTCTATCGGTCTGGCAAAACGGCTGGATGAGCTTAATCTCCGTATGGGTCGGCTAAAAACTGGCACACCGCCCCGTATCGACCGCCGCAGCATCGCATGGGAGGATCTCCCGGAAGATCGTGGAGAAAATCCGCCGACCCCGTTCAGTACCCTGAACCATCACATTGATCTGCCACAGATATCCTGCCGCATCTCGGAGACCACCGCAGATACCCATCAGATCATCCGCGACAATCTGCACCGATCCGCGGTCTATGGTGGCATGCTGAGTGGCAAAGGGCCTCGCTATTGCCCTTCTATTGAGGACAAGGTCGTCCGCTTTCCCGATAAGACCCGCCATCAGGTGTTTCTGGAACCGGAGGGGCTGGATGATTTTACCGTCTATCCCAACGGCATCTCCACCAGCCTGCCAGCCAAGGTGCAAGAAGCCCTGCTTCATTCCATGCCTGGCCTGCATAATGCCATAATTATCAGGCCCGGTTACGCAGTGGAGTATGATTTCGTTGATCCTCGCTCCTTGCGTCCCTCTCTGGAGCTGAAGGAATTACCGGGGCTGTTTCTGGCCGGGCAGATCAATGGTACGACCGGCTATGAAGAGGCTGGTGCACAAGGGCTGATGGCCGGGTTGAACGCAGCCCGGAAAGCGCGGGGATTGGATAGTGTTACGCTCGACCGGTCTCAGGCCTATATCGGTGTTCTGATTGACGATCTCACCACGCATGGCGTCACTGAACCTTATCGCATGTTCACATCGCGCTCAGAATTCCGCCTGACCCTGCGGGCAGATAATGCCGATCGTCGCCTGACCCGTTGGGGTCGGCAAGCAGGCTGTGTCAGCGCCGAACGATGGAAGGCCTTTGCTGCCTATGATCAGGCCATGAACGACGCTTTGACGCTGGCTGCTCAGGATACACTGACACCTGTCCAGTTGCAGCAGATGGGGATTACCGTGCGACAGGATGGCCGCCGCCGTTCTCTGCTCTCTTTAATCGGTTCTGATCCTGAACAGGATCAAAAATTGAAGCAGGCCTTTCCCTGGCTGCACGATCTTGATCCACGCGTGCGGGAACAACTGGAAATCGAGGGGGCCTATTCCGGCTACCTGTCCCGGCAGGATAAAGAACGCCGTGTCCTGCAACAGGAGGATACGATTTTACTGAGCGATCATATCGATTACAGCGCTATTGGCGGTTTATCCGCTGAAATTCGGGATAAACTTCAATCCCTTCGTCCCACCTCATTGGGAGCAGCCTCCCGGATGGAAGGCATGACCCCGGCTGCCCTCGCAGCCATCAGCCATTTCGTTCGTCGCAAGCAGTGTTTCACGTGA
- the mnmE gene encoding tRNA uridine-5-carboxymethylaminomethyl(34) synthesis GTPase MnmE: MSQETIFALASGAGRAAIAVIRISGPATQDTVLHLCGALPPQRRSSLRKLRNRSGEILDQGIVIWFAGPGSFTGEDCAELHLHGGNAVIEGIADALVDLGLRPAEAGEFTRRAFLNGKLDLTEAEAVADLIDAETSAQRRQALQQLDGGLSRQLEAWTATLTKLLAWQETLIDFPDEDLPAEVDAALRTDLLLLRQEMAQALSEGAKAEKLREGLTFTILGKPNAGKSSLLNSLVRRDAAIVSSQPGTTRDTIEVRLILAGVPVTLIDTAGLRDSADSIEAEGVRRALARAESADLVLRTVDISTATESDFSADQWPGLSEARSLMIGTKSDLPYTLPSSPDIVLVSTLTGDGMQRLKTMLEAEARALTSHATGAPLTRARHRAALQDAIQHLEDAESAPLEELRAEEIRLARQAVGRITGQIGVEQILDHVFSSFCIGK, encoded by the coding sequence ATGAGTCAGGAGACGATTTTCGCGCTGGCCTCCGGTGCAGGTCGCGCCGCCATCGCGGTGATACGGATCAGCGGTCCCGCAACACAGGATACGGTACTTCATCTCTGCGGAGCCCTGCCCCCGCAACGAAGAAGCAGCCTGCGGAAACTGAGAAACCGGAGTGGGGAGATACTGGATCAGGGCATCGTCATCTGGTTTGCTGGTCCCGGCAGCTTCACCGGCGAAGACTGTGCTGAACTGCATCTTCATGGCGGCAATGCCGTGATTGAAGGGATAGCTGACGCGCTGGTCGATCTTGGATTAAGACCGGCAGAAGCGGGTGAATTTACACGTCGTGCCTTCCTCAATGGCAAGCTTGATCTGACTGAAGCAGAAGCCGTTGCTGACCTGATCGACGCAGAAACCAGCGCCCAGCGTCGTCAGGCCCTGCAGCAATTGGATGGTGGTCTGAGCCGTCAGTTGGAGGCATGGACCGCAACGCTGACAAAATTGTTGGCCTGGCAGGAAACGCTGATCGACTTTCCAGACGAGGATTTACCGGCTGAAGTGGATGCTGCCTTACGGACCGACCTGCTCCTGCTTCGTCAGGAAATGGCTCAGGCACTCAGCGAAGGCGCAAAAGCGGAAAAACTGCGTGAGGGGCTGACCTTTACCATTCTCGGCAAACCGAATGCCGGCAAATCCAGCCTGCTGAACAGTCTGGTGAGACGAGATGCGGCCATTGTTTCCTCACAGCCCGGCACAACGCGGGATACGATCGAAGTCCGTCTGATTCTGGCAGGCGTTCCGGTTACACTGATAGACACAGCCGGTTTACGGGACAGCGCCGACAGTATTGAGGCTGAGGGAGTCCGTCGTGCTTTGGCCCGGGCTGAAAGTGCCGATCTCGTGCTAAGGACCGTCGATATCTCAACAGCAACCGAGTCTGATTTCTCAGCGGATCAATGGCCGGGATTATCAGAGGCACGATCCTTGATGATCGGCACGAAATCTGATCTTCCATATACACTCCCTTCATCACCAGACATTGTGTTGGTCAGCACGCTGACAGGGGACGGGATGCAGAGGCTGAAAACGATGCTGGAAGCGGAAGCACGGGCGCTGACATCCCATGCCACCGGAGCACCTTTGACACGGGCACGCCATCGGGCTGCCCTGCAAGATGCGATCCAGCATCTGGAGGATGCCGAATCAGCCCCGCTGGAAGAATTACGCGCCGAAGAGATCAGGCTCGCCCGTCAGGCTGTTGGCAGAATCACTGGACAGATCGGGGTCGAACAAATTCTGGACCACGTCTTTTCCAGTTTTTGTATAGGAAAGTAG
- a CDS encoding methylated-DNA--[protein]-cysteine S-methyltransferase produces MPQLSLHSPLGVLTITEDQGYIVSLDWGEAMGSRDRTPLLKKAAEQVQAYFDGDLKNFDLPLMPEGTEYRRKVWQALQDIPYGKTMTYGALAAKVGGSARSIGQANHFNPIPIIIPCHRVIGSNGALGGYSGLDGVETKQYLLSLENPDPDMVHPASPSFQPSLPRS; encoded by the coding sequence ATGCCGCAGCTTTCCCTTCATTCACCTCTGGGTGTTCTGACCATCACGGAAGATCAGGGCTATATTGTTTCTCTCGACTGGGGCGAAGCAATGGGCAGCCGTGATCGAACGCCCCTGTTGAAAAAAGCCGCAGAGCAGGTGCAGGCCTATTTTGATGGTGATCTGAAAAACTTTGATCTTCCGCTGATGCCGGAGGGTACCGAATATCGCAGAAAAGTCTGGCAGGCTTTACAGGATATTCCTTATGGAAAAACAATGACATACGGGGCATTGGCCGCGAAAGTCGGGGGCTCGGCACGGTCCATCGGTCAGGCCAATCATTTCAATCCCATACCCATTATCATTCCCTGCCACCGTGTCATTGGCAGCAATGGCGCTCTTGGCGGATATAGCGGACTGGATGGCGTGGAAACGAAGCAGTACCTTCTGTCGCTTGAAAATCCTGATCCGGATATGGTTCATCCGGCATCACCCTCTTTCCAGCCGTCATTACCCCGTTCCTGA